Proteins from a single region of Limosilactobacillus fermentum:
- a CDS encoding glycosyltransferase family A protein: MIDKNARITILTSTYNRPESLKKLYKSLCQQTDKRMVWWIVDDGSTVAVSPTVNQLISNNNDFEIKYTVLKNGGKHRALNAIIPKIVTDLTVIVDDDDVLVDDAIETILKDYEVAKQENIGSLIYERGKMQNVPVQPLPNKIDFGRRYWYLLNHHISGDFTDVFVTKCLQKFRLPEFKNEKFISEGPLYVEFSKVFRSKFIKKIIQVGAYQPNGLTNSIRKLEIENPNGAIYEQMLYLAQGNTPLFYRIKKSVLVGRISAFIKKSPLKNNIIRNKKEINLLIMMSYYMYGFLLKLKEVL; this comes from the coding sequence ATGATAGATAAAAATGCACGTATAACTATTTTAACTAGTACGTACAACCGTCCAGAAAGCCTAAAAAAATTATATAAATCTTTATGTCAGCAAACTGATAAGAGAATGGTTTGGTGGATCGTGGATGATGGAAGTACTGTTGCTGTGTCGCCGACTGTAAATCAACTAATTTCGAATAATAATGATTTTGAAATAAAATATACAGTTTTAAAAAATGGTGGAAAACATAGGGCGTTGAATGCTATTATTCCAAAAATAGTGACAGATTTAACAGTTATAGTGGATGATGATGATGTGTTAGTTGACGATGCAATAGAAACAATTTTAAAAGACTACGAAGTTGCTAAACAAGAGAACATTGGGTCACTTATATATGAACGTGGGAAGATGCAGAACGTACCAGTACAACCATTACCAAACAAAATAGATTTTGGTAGGCGGTATTGGTACTTACTAAATCATCATATTTCTGGAGATTTTACGGATGTTTTTGTAACAAAGTGTTTACAGAAATTTAGGCTACCAGAATTTAAAAATGAAAAATTTATTAGTGAGGGTCCTTTGTATGTCGAGTTTAGTAAAGTTTTTAGATCAAAATTTATAAAGAAAATCATTCAGGTAGGGGCTTATCAGCCAAATGGATTAACAAACAGTATCAGAAAATTGGAAATAGAGAACCCAAATGGGGCTATCTATGAGCAGATGTTATACTTAGCACAAGGAAACACGCCGTTATTTTATCGCATAAAAAAGAGTGTCTTGGTAGGGAGAATTTCTGCATTTATAAAGAAATCTCCTTTAAAAAATAATATTATTAGAAACAAAAAGGAAATTAATCTATTAATTATGATGAGTTATTATATGTATGGATTTCTTCTAAAATTAAAGGAAGTGTTGTAA
- a CDS encoding Stealth CR1 domain-containing protein translates to MLDEDIDVVIPWVDNTDPIWRDKAKQYIDLTDLDGERFRDYDTIKYTIRSVEYNMPWVHQIFLVTAGQKPSWFVESPKIKIINHDEFIPHEFLPTFSSIVITMFMHLIPEISEKFIVLNDDVFVVNSTKVSDYFRDGLPNDFYIERPTYPLSLNDYYVFNSLYAINQAFSKRDNLTKNLTKKFNFKYGLINNTISLFLSVFRPYLGFYSAHSAQPYLKTSFEECWRLFYDELHQAASHPTRNRLDVTDWLIRYYQLASSKFQASNPRKHKYFELGLMDDNSFKDALYNKKYLDICINDASIKDDSLDLPDKMIDALSKKFNQPSTCEL, encoded by the coding sequence ATGTTAGACGAAGATATTGATGTTGTTATTCCATGGGTGGATAATACTGATCCAATTTGGCGCGATAAGGCTAAACAGTATATTGATTTGACTGATTTGGATGGTGAACGTTTTAGAGATTATGATACTATTAAGTATACTATTAGATCAGTTGAATATAATATGCCGTGGGTTCATCAAATTTTTTTGGTAACAGCCGGTCAAAAGCCAAGTTGGTTTGTGGAGTCACCAAAAATTAAAATTATTAATCATGATGAATTTATACCTCATGAATTTTTACCAACGTTTAGTTCTATCGTCATAACGATGTTTATGCATTTAATTCCTGAAATTAGTGAAAAATTTATAGTTTTAAATGATGATGTGTTTGTTGTTAATTCCACAAAGGTAAGTGATTATTTTAGAGACGGGTTGCCAAATGATTTTTATATTGAACGGCCAACTTATCCACTATCTCTAAATGATTATTATGTTTTTAATTCTTTGTATGCGATTAATCAGGCTTTTTCGAAACGTGATAATTTAACAAAAAATTTGACAAAAAAATTTAATTTTAAATATGGCTTAATTAATAATACAATTTCATTATTTTTATCTGTGTTTAGACCTTATTTAGGATTTTATAGTGCGCACAGTGCACAGCCATATTTAAAAACAAGTTTTGAGGAATGTTGGCGTCTATTCTATGATGAGTTGCATCAGGCAGCAAGCCATCCAACTAGGAATAGACTTGACGTAACGGATTGGTTAATAAGATACTATCAATTAGCTAGTTCTAAATTCCAAGCAAGTAATCCTCGAAAGCATAAATATTTTGAATTAGGATTAATGGATGATAATTCTTTTAAAGATGCATTATATAATAAAAAATATTTGGACATATGTATTAACGATGCATCCATCAAGGATGATTCTTTAGATTTGCCAGATAAAATGATAGATGCTTTATCAAAAAAGTTTAATCAACCATCGACTTGTGAACTGTAA
- a CDS encoding IS256 family transposase: MPKVELNLEDDELKELLLGDRDKAMQSIRAKILDEILKSEATEQIKAKAYERSDERTNSRNGYRVRQLTTRVGTLELHVPKLRHGNFSTQLFKRYQRSEQAFDLALMEMVIQGVSTRKVAEITKKLCGTTFSKSTVSALCNNLDDQVLDFNRRPLTQKYAFVYADAILFKVHRGHVVTSNSLLVAIGIDPSGRREVLGFDIGDSESKAAWMDFFSELKQRGLTNVDMFVSDAHCGLKDAITTQFQGSLWQRCQFHFSNDCTSILALKDRKEVANRLKDLFNAPTYDQAVERRDQLVKDWQTEFPKVVKKLENSFDELMVIYQLPEELRKRLRTNNTIERVNQEIRRRDRVIRIFPNALSVLRLMGALLIEQNEKWAAGPRYLNMTVYHGIEKDDNSEEAGMLKLVK; the protein is encoded by the coding sequence ATGCCAAAAGTTGAATTAAATTTAGAGGATGACGAATTAAAGGAGCTATTACTAGGTGATCGGGATAAGGCCATGCAATCAATTAGGGCCAAGATCCTTGATGAAATTCTTAAGTCCGAAGCGACTGAGCAGATTAAAGCTAAGGCTTATGAACGTTCGGATGAGCGAACCAATTCACGGAATGGTTATCGGGTTCGTCAGCTTACCACACGAGTAGGAACACTTGAACTACACGTTCCTAAACTCCGTCATGGTAATTTTTCAACACAGCTGTTCAAGCGCTACCAGCGTAGTGAGCAGGCCTTTGATTTGGCATTAATGGAAATGGTAATCCAAGGTGTTTCAACACGTAAAGTAGCTGAGATTACTAAGAAGTTATGTGGGACAACCTTTTCTAAAAGTACGGTCTCGGCTTTATGCAATAATTTGGACGACCAAGTGCTGGATTTTAACCGACGTCCCCTTACGCAAAAGTATGCTTTTGTGTATGCCGATGCAATTTTATTTAAGGTACACCGTGGTCACGTTGTGACAAGTAATAGCTTACTCGTTGCGATTGGAATCGACCCTAGCGGTCGTCGAGAAGTGCTCGGTTTTGATATCGGTGATAGTGAATCAAAAGCTGCATGGATGGACTTCTTTAGTGAACTTAAACAGCGGGGCCTTACCAACGTTGATATGTTTGTTTCAGACGCTCATTGTGGCTTAAAGGATGCAATCACTACGCAATTTCAGGGTAGCCTTTGGCAGAGATGTCAATTTCATTTTAGTAATGACTGTACAAGTATTCTGGCACTCAAGGATCGTAAAGAAGTTGCTAACCGACTCAAAGATTTATTTAATGCTCCAACGTACGACCAAGCGGTTGAACGGCGTGACCAATTGGTTAAAGATTGGCAGACCGAGTTCCCTAAGGTGGTGAAGAAATTAGAAAATAGTTTTGACGAATTAATGGTGATTTACCAGCTCCCAGAGGAGCTAAGGAAGCGTCTCCGGACGAATAATACAATTGAGCGGGTTAATCAAGAAATCCGTCGTCGTGACCGTGTAATCCGGATATTCCCGAATGCTCTAAGCGTCTTGCGACTAATGGGAGCACTACTGATTGAACAGAATGAAAAATGGGCTGCTGGTCCACGGTACTTAAACATGACCGTTTACCACGGGATTGAAAAAGATGACAATTCAGAAGAAGCCGGTATGCTTAAGCTTGTGAAATGA
- a CDS encoding lipopolysaccharide biosynthesis protein: protein MKNKIINFISFAMGPILGGVLTALIIPLTTYFLSPVEYGKASMFTILQGLVASFAYFGFDQAFTREYNEQDDKSKLFMNCIIVPLMFFNVLLLISLFYLHQISNLIYPSKNYVLLVIAFEVLVMFTIFERFILMYLRMSENGKAYSFFTTSIKLCMLIATCILLYFGNRSFTVVVWSTIIGQISADCILIFKYRRLFNFKINQWIDSKLINRMFIFGFPIVISVSLTNFLQMSDRIFLKIYSTYQELGVYSVGLKVMAIMTIIQTIFVNYWVPVSYRWMNEHKDIIVFQKVSEFVNLILSNIVFLMTVIGPIIVLFVSNKYRDVQYYFPLMIIPVYLSCISETTNIGIVFSRKTYLNIYISGITLLANIGLSFLLIPKFGSRGAALANALSYIVFFVLRTIFSAKNGFKIKIISHILILIVLLIVCITKAFFNIEWYYCLIMYIVFFIYSIVRLKAFNFKGFMSSNNMKNNEIE, encoded by the coding sequence ATGAAAAACAAAATAATTAATTTTATAAGCTTTGCGATGGGGCCAATCTTAGGAGGAGTATTAACAGCTTTAATTATTCCATTGACAACATATTTTTTGTCGCCGGTAGAATATGGTAAAGCAAGTATGTTTACTATATTGCAGGGTCTAGTTGCTTCTTTTGCGTATTTTGGATTTGATCAGGCATTTACCAGGGAATATAACGAACAAGATGATAAGAGTAAACTTTTCATGAATTGCATAATAGTTCCATTGATGTTTTTTAATGTTTTACTATTAATTTCGTTATTTTATTTGCATCAAATTTCTAATTTAATTTATCCTAGTAAGAATTATGTTCTTCTAGTAATAGCATTTGAAGTGCTAGTTATGTTTACAATTTTTGAAAGATTTATTTTAATGTACTTGCGTATGTCGGAGAATGGTAAAGCATATTCTTTCTTTACAACATCAATAAAATTATGTATGTTGATTGCTACATGTATTTTACTATATTTTGGAAATAGATCGTTTACCGTTGTTGTTTGGTCAACAATTATTGGACAAATTTCGGCTGACTGCATTTTAATCTTTAAGTATAGGCGATTATTTAATTTTAAGATTAACCAATGGATTGATTCAAAATTGATTAATCGGATGTTTATATTTGGTTTCCCAATTGTTATATCAGTTTCGTTAACAAATTTTCTACAAATGTCAGATAGAATTTTTTTAAAGATATATAGTACTTATCAAGAGTTAGGTGTTTATTCAGTTGGATTAAAAGTAATGGCAATTATGACAATTATTCAAACTATATTTGTTAATTATTGGGTCCCTGTATCATATAGATGGATGAATGAGCATAAAGACATAATTGTATTCCAAAAGGTTAGTGAATTTGTTAATCTCATTTTATCTAATATAGTTTTCTTAATGACAGTTATTGGGCCAATTATTGTGCTTTTTGTGTCGAATAAGTATAGAGATGTTCAATATTATTTTCCACTAATGATCATTCCAGTATATCTTAGTTGTATTAGTGAAACTACCAATATTGGAATCGTTTTTTCGAGAAAAACTTACCTAAATATCTATATATCAGGAATTACATTGCTTGCTAATATCGGGTTGTCATTTTTATTAATACCGAAATTTGGTAGTCGGGGTGCAGCGTTGGCAAATGCATTATCGTATATTGTTTTCTTTGTATTAAGGACAATCTTTTCTGCAAAAAATGGATTTAAAATCAAAATCATAAGTCATATTTTAATATTAATAGTGTTATTGATAGTATGTATAACTAAAGCTTTTTTTAATATAGAATGGTATTATTGTTTGATTATGTATATTGTTTTCTTTATCTATTCAATTGTGCGTTTGAAAGCATTTAATTTTAAAGGTTTTATGTCATCGAACAATATGAAAAATAATGAAATTGAATAA
- a CDS encoding IS256 family transposase, with protein MNQFNKDIIAALSSDKDITLNEVLRRQIEVAANQFLQNELTAVLGYEPHTRIDRSKDDVNYRNGTYTRTIDTEYGEINLTIPRDRLNKFQNALFPPYVRRTDGLEEMVIKMYSKGVTTREIADMVERMYGHYYSPTTVSNITKRTEHLVEEFHERKFKYSQYVCVFLDATYIPLRRGTVEREAVNVAIGIRSDGGKEVLDYSIAPTENGAAWSELLQGLRARGIKDIQLFIADGLVGLQSAIEANYPQAKFQRCWVHAERNLLGYVRKNDRREIITDFKAIRQAENLQAAQERLAAFSAKWESSYKRRIKNLVQMEELFTFFSFPTAIRQTIYSTNLIESFNKSLKKMVRRKEQFPNEGALDRFIMTQVMEYNDKFENRAHRGFKDCHDTLDSMF; from the coding sequence ATGAACCAGTTTAACAAAGATATTATCGCAGCGCTATCTTCAGACAAAGATATTACCCTGAATGAAGTCTTACGTCGTCAAATTGAAGTGGCCGCTAATCAGTTCCTTCAAAATGAACTGACTGCGGTGCTAGGCTACGAACCACATACTCGGATCGACCGATCAAAAGACGACGTGAACTACCGGAACGGGACGTACACCCGCACGATCGACACTGAGTACGGTGAAATTAATCTGACGATCCCACGGGACCGGTTAAACAAGTTTCAAAACGCCCTCTTCCCTCCTTACGTGCGTCGGACTGATGGACTGGAGGAAATGGTCATCAAGATGTACTCCAAGGGCGTCACAACTCGTGAAATCGCTGATATGGTTGAGAGAATGTACGGCCACTACTACTCACCAACCACGGTTTCAAACATCACTAAGCGGACGGAACACCTGGTTGAAGAGTTCCACGAGCGCAAATTCAAGTACTCACAGTACGTCTGTGTGTTCCTCGATGCTACTTACATTCCGTTACGCCGTGGTACCGTTGAACGAGAAGCCGTTAACGTAGCGATCGGAATTCGAAGTGACGGCGGTAAGGAAGTTCTTGACTACAGTATCGCACCGACCGAGAACGGAGCCGCTTGGTCTGAACTACTCCAGGGATTACGCGCACGGGGGATTAAAGATATTCAGTTGTTCATCGCCGACGGTTTAGTTGGACTTCAATCTGCGATTGAGGCTAACTACCCGCAGGCGAAGTTTCAACGGTGCTGGGTCCACGCAGAGCGCAACCTTTTAGGGTACGTTCGCAAAAACGATCGCAGGGAGATTATCACCGACTTTAAGGCTATTCGGCAAGCAGAGAACCTACAAGCCGCCCAAGAACGATTGGCGGCTTTCAGTGCTAAGTGGGAGTCCAGTTATAAGCGTCGAATCAAGAATCTAGTCCAAATGGAGGAGCTATTCACGTTCTTCAGTTTTCCAACTGCGATCCGTCAGACCATCTACTCGACGAACCTAATTGAGTCGTTCAATAAGAGCCTGAAGAAGATGGTCCGACGTAAAGAGCAGTTCCCAAACGAAGGAGCCCTCGATCGCTTTATCATGACGCAAGTGATGGAGTACAACGATAAATTTGAGAATCGAGCACATCGGGGATTCAAGGACTGTCACGACACGCTTGATTCGATGTTTTAG
- a CDS encoding DUF1828 domain-containing protein: MTPFVDDINDQISIYVEHLANGQLRLSDDGYAISNLSFMGTELPMHRKKKLSKILRQFNINLIEEETF; the protein is encoded by the coding sequence GTGACTCCCTTTGTCGATGACATTAACGACCAAATTTCAATCTACGTCGAACACCTAGCAAATGGTCAACTTCGACTGAGTGATGACGGCTATGCCATCAGTAACCTTAGCTTTATGGGAACTGAACTACCAATGCACCGCAAGAAGAAATTAAGCAAGATCCTCCGCCAATTCAACATTAATTTAATAGAAGAGGAAACCTTTTAG
- a CDS encoding cupin domain-containing protein produces the protein MPTKTDYVTQLNLTPHPEGGWYRQVYHSAKTTYDQTSLASRYEYTSIYFLLDGSSPSHLHRLLHDEIWYFHDGAPILVHCFYPNGFYEVVKLGRDIAAGEVLQFRVPAGTIFGSEVADPASFGLVSCAVAPGFDYHDFELLTQADLLAKYPDQKAVIKRLAYEKLPDF, from the coding sequence ATGCCAACCAAAACCGACTACGTTACCCAGCTCAACTTGACGCCCCATCCCGAGGGTGGGTGGTACCGCCAGGTGTACCACAGCGCCAAGACCACTTACGACCAAACGTCCTTGGCTAGCCGCTACGAATACACCTCGATCTACTTCTTGTTAGACGGTAGCTCACCTTCCCACCTCCACCGCCTCTTGCACGATGAGATTTGGTACTTCCACGACGGGGCGCCGATCTTGGTCCACTGCTTTTACCCCAACGGCTTTTACGAGGTGGTTAAGCTTGGCCGCGATATCGCTGCTGGCGAAGTCCTCCAGTTCCGGGTCCCGGCCGGCACGATCTTTGGTTCCGAAGTTGCCGATCCCGCTTCCTTTGGCCTGGTCTCTTGCGCCGTGGCCCCCGGCTTTGATTACCACGACTTCGAACTGCTCACCCAAGCCGACCTCTTAGCTAAGTACCCGGACCAAAAAGCGGTCATCAAGCGCCTCGCTTACGAGAAACTACCGGATTTTTAA
- a CDS encoding response regulator transcription factor, producing MKILIVDDDKEIVQLLEIYARNEGYEPVTAYNGRDAITKLNTMPDISLVILDLMMPEMNGMDVIRQVRKDSSIPILVLSAKTADMDKIQGLVTGADDYVTKPFNPLEVMARVKSLLRRSENQVTNDKPDVLNVGPLVINKDSHEVKTLKGDQIQLTALEFGILYLLASHPNRVFSADDIFERVWQQESVVSAKTVMVHVSHLRDKIEAATGGEKVIETVWGVGYKVENH from the coding sequence GTGAAGATATTAATCGTTGATGACGATAAAGAAATTGTTCAGCTATTAGAAATTTACGCCCGCAACGAAGGGTACGAACCAGTGACGGCTTACAATGGTAGGGACGCCATCACCAAGCTCAACACGATGCCAGACATTAGTTTGGTAATCCTGGATTTGATGATGCCGGAAATGAACGGGATGGACGTAATTCGCCAGGTGCGCAAGGACTCCTCGATTCCGATCCTGGTCCTGTCCGCCAAGACGGCCGACATGGACAAGATTCAGGGGCTGGTGACCGGGGCCGACGACTACGTTACCAAGCCCTTCAACCCGCTGGAAGTGATGGCGCGGGTCAAGTCCTTATTGCGGCGTAGCGAAAACCAGGTCACTAACGACAAGCCCGACGTCTTAAACGTGGGGCCGCTAGTGATTAACAAGGATTCCCACGAGGTTAAGACCTTAAAGGGGGACCAAATTCAGTTGACCGCGCTGGAATTTGGGATTCTCTACCTCTTGGCTAGCCACCCCAACCGGGTCTTTAGCGCCGACGACATCTTCGAACGGGTTTGGCAACAAGAATCGGTCGTCTCCGCCAAGACGGTCATGGTTCACGTTTCCCACCTGCGCGATAAGATCGAAGCCGCCACGGGGGGCGAAAAGGTGATTGAAACCGTGTGGGGTGTCGGATACAAGGTCGAAAATCACTAA
- a CDS encoding sensor histidine kinase → MLKLTGREKSSLFFEGLLTIILLGLINIALITIIQTMIQSNPGVQSGIFIIKQSLVIGPFHAQIWSYQRIVMALLVLIDIGVLWWRLLRRYHLYQLDHIIGELHYIAQGHLEHRIPFRVNGNQQHVITSVNALVDTITQAMQEERASEKSKDELITNVSHDLRTPLTSIIGYLGLIEDHQYQSEEDIVKYSHIAYDKAKQMKNLVEDLFEYTKVQQHGAPVNLMTVDLGQLLEQVGASFELEADKKGMAINVTCEPSPLSITADPEKLGRLFSNLVANALKYGHGASYIHLTAKQLGEKVVITVADDGEKIPAESVKHLFERFYRVESSRNKATGGTGLGLAIVQSIVELHHGSVTARSDDQETAFVVTLPVKQVQKEVR, encoded by the coding sequence ATGTTAAAGTTAACCGGGCGGGAGAAGAGTTCCCTGTTTTTTGAAGGCTTACTAACGATCATTTTGCTGGGGTTGATCAATATCGCTTTGATTACGATCATTCAAACGATGATTCAAAGTAACCCCGGGGTCCAAAGCGGGATCTTCATCATCAAACAGTCGTTGGTGATTGGGCCCTTTCACGCCCAAATCTGGTCCTACCAACGGATCGTGATGGCCTTGTTGGTGCTAATTGACATTGGGGTTTTGTGGTGGCGGCTCTTGCGGCGCTACCACCTCTACCAGCTGGATCACATAATTGGTGAACTTCATTACATCGCCCAGGGTCACCTGGAACACCGGATTCCCTTCCGTGTTAACGGTAACCAACAGCACGTGATTACCTCAGTTAACGCGCTGGTTGACACGATTACCCAGGCCATGCAAGAGGAACGGGCGTCGGAAAAGTCCAAGGACGAGTTGATCACCAACGTTTCCCACGACCTGCGGACCCCGCTGACCTCGATCATCGGCTACCTGGGCTTGATTGAAGACCACCAGTACCAGTCCGAAGAAGACATCGTCAAGTACTCCCACATCGCCTACGACAAGGCCAAGCAGATGAAGAACCTGGTTGAGGACCTGTTTGAATACACCAAGGTTCAACAGCACGGCGCCCCGGTTAACTTAATGACCGTCGACCTGGGGCAGTTACTCGAACAAGTCGGGGCCTCCTTTGAACTGGAGGCCGACAAGAAGGGGATGGCGATCAACGTAACTTGTGAGCCCAGCCCGCTGTCGATTACGGCCGACCCCGAAAAGTTGGGCCGCCTCTTCTCCAACCTGGTCGCTAACGCCCTGAAATACGGTCACGGCGCCAGCTACATCCACCTGACGGCCAAGCAGCTGGGCGAAAAGGTGGTCATCACGGTCGCCGATGACGGGGAGAAGATCCCCGCCGAATCAGTTAAGCACCTCTTTGAGCGCTTCTACCGGGTCGAGTCGTCGCGTAACAAGGCCACCGGGGGAACCGGGTTGGGACTGGCGATCGTTCAATCAATCGTGGAACTCCACCACGGCTCGGTAACCGCCCGCTCCGACGATCAGGAAACGGCCTTTGTGGTAACGTTGCCAGTTAAACAAGTACAGAAAGAAGTTAGGTAA
- a CDS encoding D-alanyl-D-alanine carboxypeptidase family protein, with translation MNKQVKRWLYRTGAFLASLTMTAGSLTAVPAAVHADTTTSSTSSSSSTNSTTDYTVNAKAAIAIDATTGQVLYAKNANTKLAIASISKIITVGVIEQEIKAGKLSWNTKVKVTKEEAKLSENTEYSNITLTAGKSYTVKELTEAAMIKSADAAAITLSRATGDSTASFVKKMQAFVKKAGVTDAKLYNQVGLTNSQMGSYGLKGVAKNAENEMTATDVAKIAQYLIKNYPSLLNITKLTSTTIDGTTVTTINKMLPGQSDAPSQVKIDGLKTGTSDKAGACFVSTGTYQGHRIITVVLHATGGGDERFTQTANLYHLIANEYTAYTVQPSVVATVPNGKVTTTTLTTQGKITLWKKDGTLLSPSLAINSKAADKNGKLTAPVKKGQVVGELTYAGLTGLDGNKLTVDVVPTTNVDKANVFVRIGRWVKSHI, from the coding sequence ATGAATAAGCAAGTTAAACGATGGTTGTACCGCACCGGGGCCTTCTTGGCCAGTTTAACCATGACGGCCGGCAGCCTGACGGCGGTTCCAGCGGCGGTCCACGCTGATACCACGACCAGTTCGACTAGTTCCAGCTCATCCACGAATTCGACGACCGACTACACGGTCAACGCCAAGGCGGCAATCGCCATTGACGCCACGACCGGCCAGGTCCTCTACGCCAAAAATGCCAACACCAAGCTGGCGATCGCTTCGATCTCTAAGATCATTACGGTAGGGGTGATTGAACAAGAAATCAAGGCGGGAAAGCTATCTTGGAACACCAAGGTCAAGGTCACTAAAGAAGAGGCCAAGTTATCGGAAAACACCGAGTACTCCAATATCACCCTAACGGCGGGTAAGAGTTACACGGTCAAGGAGTTGACCGAAGCGGCGATGATCAAGTCGGCCGATGCCGCCGCCATCACCCTGTCGCGGGCGACCGGCGATTCCACGGCGAGCTTCGTCAAGAAGATGCAAGCCTTCGTCAAAAAGGCCGGGGTCACCGACGCCAAGCTGTACAACCAAGTCGGGTTGACCAACAGCCAAATGGGGAGCTACGGCCTCAAGGGGGTCGCCAAAAACGCCGAAAACGAAATGACGGCAACCGACGTGGCCAAGATCGCCCAGTACTTGATCAAGAACTACCCGAGCCTGTTAAACATCACCAAGTTGACTTCGACCACGATTGATGGCACCACCGTTACCACCATCAATAAGATGCTCCCCGGGCAAAGCGACGCCCCGAGTCAGGTTAAGATCGACGGCTTAAAGACCGGGACTTCGGACAAGGCGGGCGCCTGCTTTGTTTCCACCGGGACCTACCAGGGGCACCGGATCATCACCGTGGTCCTCCACGCTACTGGTGGGGGTGATGAACGGTTCACCCAAACCGCCAACCTCTACCACTTAATCGCCAACGAATACACGGCCTACACGGTTCAACCAAGCGTGGTCGCCACCGTACCGAACGGGAAGGTCACCACCACGACCTTGACCACCCAGGGCAAGATCACCCTCTGGAAGAAGGACGGCACCCTGCTGTCGCCGAGCCTAGCCATCAACAGCAAGGCCGCCGACAAGAACGGTAAGCTGACCGCCCCGGTTAAAAAGGGCCAGGTGGTCGGTGAGCTGACTTACGCCGGTTTGACCGGTTTGGACGGCAATAAGCTGACCGTCGACGTGGTACCAACCACCAACGTTGACAAGGCCAACGTCTTCGTGCGCATAGGCCGCTGGGTAAAGAGCCATATCTAA
- a CDS encoding AzlC family ABC transporter permease: MAKAHQINPERARWLEVLGVSMPLCLSYLPIGIACGILLNAAGMNFVLTFLVSIMVFSGGAQFTLASLLVSDAPITSIFMTLFFLELRYALLGSSLSRYMRSESQKLVLIFSASMNDENYAINYLKFVTDKNWSAKDALLVEYYSLASWATGNLLGGLIGSAVQIDLVIVDFALTALFIYMIVMQVHQRLTLFIGILSAGLSIYFLTLVKSTLGIILATVLASFVGFIIENRVRHYSKDPDHTWILGKLFRPSATHNTVEDRQHIKKQEEAKAKVTKTDAQLDLKG; the protein is encoded by the coding sequence TTGGCAAAAGCACATCAAATCAACCCGGAACGCGCCCGCTGGTTGGAGGTCCTGGGGGTTTCCATGCCCCTTTGTCTGTCCTACCTGCCGATCGGGATTGCGTGTGGGATCCTTTTGAACGCTGCGGGGATGAACTTCGTCTTAACCTTCTTGGTTTCGATCATGGTCTTCTCCGGGGGGGCCCAGTTTACCCTGGCGTCCCTATTGGTCAGTGATGCGCCGATCACCTCGATTTTTATGACCCTCTTCTTCTTGGAACTGCGTTACGCCCTCTTGGGGTCGAGCCTTTCTCGCTACATGCGCAGCGAAAGCCAGAAGTTGGTCCTGATTTTTTCGGCCTCAATGAACGACGAAAACTACGCCATCAACTACCTGAAGTTTGTGACCGACAAGAACTGGTCGGCCAAAGACGCCCTCTTAGTTGAGTACTACTCCCTGGCTTCTTGGGCCACCGGGAACCTGCTCGGGGGTCTGATCGGGTCCGCCGTGCAAATCGACTTAGTGATCGTGGACTTCGCCTTGACGGCCCTCTTTATCTACATGATCGTGATGCAAGTGCACCAGCGCCTGACCCTTTTCATCGGGATCCTGTCCGCCGGGCTGTCAATCTACTTCTTGACCCTGGTTAAGTCGACCTTGGGGATTATCTTGGCCACCGTTTTGGCTTCCTTTGTCGGCTTTATCATTGAAAACCGGGTGCGCCATTACTCCAAGGATCCGGATCACACCTGGATTTTGGGTAAGCTGTTTAGGCCGTCCGCAACCCATAACACGGTGGAAGACCGCCAGCACATCAAAAAACAAGAAGAGGCGAAGGCCAAGGTTACCAAGACCGACGCCCAGCTAGATTTAAAAGGATGA